Sequence from the Paenibacillus tundrae genome:
ATTAACGTAGTCTTCCAGCTCTTCAAGTGTGATCGTATGATAACCTTCGTCATGTAAGTATTTCATGTTTTTTTCAAAGTCTTGCAGACTAATCATAGATTTGTTTTGTTTCTTCAGAGCGTCCATATGAGGTTCTATGTAATGATACATCAATACAGGAACTTCTGTGGCAGTACCTGGCGCAACGTGAAATGTAGTGGCATCAAGAGTAGGTGTGCTGTTATATTCGGAGTGGGATAATGAGAACGCTTCGCGTTTCACCATATCCCATGATGTGCAGGCTTTGTGTGCTAAGGCGTTGGAGGGGTGATTAACGGCATAGACATATACCGTGGTCAGACAGGTAAGTACAGCTAGAGTAACAAGCAAACATTTTTTCCATTTCATATGATCGTGGTTCTCCTTATAAAAAATATCAGTATAATTCATGACATAACTAGCCCTATATATCATAGACGAACATGGCCGTGCGGAAGTTACAGTATCTTAGCCGGTTGCAGGGTTGACTTTGTTCGGTGAATCTGATTATTAAGCATTCTAATCTTGAGAATATGTCTATTGATATAGCTGAGCTGTAATAAGGGAGATCATGAGAATCATGAAAAGTCGCCAAAAAGGTATAATTACGGTTGTGTGCTTATTATTATCGGCTGTCACTGGAATTGTTTGTTTTCAATTATCTACGCCAAAGGAAGTGAACCAGTATCACTCAGCGGGGATTATTAAATTAGTGGATAAGAAGGACGGGCCAGTAAAGGTTGATCATTATAAGGTGCAATACATCCTGTTACTGGAAAGCTTGACAGAGGAAGGGCCGACGGAGGTAGCATTTGATGAGCAGACGAGGGTGTATTTGGCGAAAGGACTTGAGCTGGAAGGTGTGACAATTTCTCAATTAAAGTCTGAGCAAAAGATTGATGTCACGTATGAATTTCCAAATGATCATATCATTAGAGCAAGTGAGATTGTCATTCAGCAATAATCAAGATATCGGAATGAGATACGTATAACGAGGAAAGTCTTTTTCAATAAGGATTATAAAAGTAAAGTAATCAATGGATACTTGGTTATATATTTGGGAATAGTTATTGGTTCATAGTCAGAGTACAAATAACCTGATACATTTGTCTTGTTTTTTGATATGCTACATGATACAATAAGTCTGTTGTGTGGAATACGGCGGTCCTCTATGGATAATGAAGGAGACAAGGTGATCTCTGGAAGAAGTATGAACGCCTGTACGGAAGGAGGGAGTCATAGATGAATATCGTTCAAGCGATTACACAAGAACAACTTCGCAAAGATATTCCGAGTTTTCGTCCTGGTGACACTTTGAAAGTGCACGTTAAGGTAATCGAGGGAACTCGTGAGCGTATCCAATTGTTCGAAGGTGTTGTGATTAAACGCCGTGGTGGTGGAATCAGTGAGACTTTTACAGTTCGTAAAATTTCTTACGGTGTAGGTGTGGAAAGAGCTTTCCCGCTTCATTCCCCAAAAATCGATAGAATCGAAGTGGCTCGCCGTGGTAAAGTGCGTCGTGCGAAGCTTTATTATCTTCGTGAACTACGCGGTAAAGCAGCGAGAATTAAAGAAATTCGTTAATATAACGGATACCGGGGAGGGCTTGGAGACAAGCCCTTTTCGTTTTTGTCTGGGAAAAGTTGAACCGGAGGTACACTTCCGAGTAAAATGGTATGGCGGCACACGTAAGAGTTAGTCCGGGAGGTTTGAATTAATCAGTTATTGATGTCATTTAATTGTGGTTTGAATGTACGGAGTTCTTGTGTGAGCATTTTGCATAAATCCAATGAGCGACTTATAATTACCAAAGATTACATTTTTAGTGAGTTGTGAAAAAGATTCATTCGTCTTCACATTGGCTTACACGGGAGTATCTGCCCGTCTGAATTACCGTTTCCGAGAGCAAGTGGAATCGAATTATGCAAAATGCTGGCGTATAGATTACATAACTGATGAGATTATTTTGTATCTGTTTCGATCTGGATGAGAATGGAATGATGCAAAAATCTGGATTTGCAAGCTGCTATAAACATGTACCGTGAAGAGAGGAAGATCAGTGATGGAACATGAAGTTCAACCAAACCAAGGCAATGCTGTCGATGAAAAAGACAGTCGATCCAAAAAAGCTAAAAATGAAATTGTCGAGTGGCTTAAAGCCATTGTTATCGCATTAGTGCTTGTTATTTTGATTCGGTGGTTGTTATTCAAACCATTTGTCGTAGACGGACCGTCTATGCAGCCGAATTTTGAAACAGGTGAACGTGTTATTGTTAATGAAATATTATACGATATTCGCGAGCCGAAGCGTGGCGAAGTTATTGTCTTCCACGTACCGTCCGAAGGTCGAGATTTCATTAAACGAGTTATTGCAGTAGAAGGTGACACGGTAGAGGTAAATGATGATACGGTAACAGTCAATGGTCAAAAAGTCAATGAGACTTATATTCAAGGTGCGATTGATGCCGCAGAAGCAAATGGCGGAACGTATAACGTGAAGGATTTCCCGAATGATCAATTCCCGGATGGTAAAGTGCCACCAGGACATGTGTTTGTAATGGGAGACAATCGTCCTAACAGTACAGATAGCCGTATGATTGGTTATGTATCTCTAGAGGATATCATCGGTCGTGCCGATGTAATATTCTGGCCGATCGGTAAGATTAAATGGATTAACCATTAATAGTGATGCTGGACTTATGGCAGACTATGTAATGTGAATGATAACGAGAATATTAAGGCAGAGCTTATCGTAAGAAGGACTGCCTTAGATTAGAATGATAAAGAGGTGAGGACAAGGTGACGATACAATGGTTTCCAGGTCATATGACCCGAGCCAGACGCCAGATTCAGGATAAGTTGAAGCTCATTGACGTGGTCATCGAACTGTTGGATGCCCGTCTGCCTGTCTCCAGCCGTAATCCGATGATTGACGAAATATTGCAGGGGAAACCCCGTATGATTCTGTTGAATAAGTCCGATTTGGCAGATGCTAAAGTGACGCAAGAATGGATTGACTATTTCAAAAAAGAGGGAATAACTGCTTTTCCTGTAGATGCTTCAACAGGCACGAATGTAAAAGACATTCCTGTACAGGCGAAGCTTCTTCTAAAAGAAAAAATTGATCGCCAGCTAGCTAAAGGGGTTAACCCTCGTGCGGTTCGTGGATTGATTGTAGGTATTCCAAACGTTGGTAAATCGACGCTGATCAATCGACTGGCAGGCCGAAGTATTGCACTGACAGGGGATCGCCCGGGTGTGACGAAGGGACAACAGTGGATCAAGGTAGGCAAAGAGATGGAACTGCTGGATACCCCTGGTATTCTGTGGCCGAAGTTCGAAGATCAGAACGTAGGTTATCGCCTTGCGGTAACCGGTGCCATCAAAGAAGAAATTTTGAATGCCGAGGATATTGCCTATTTTGCGATTAGTTATTTAATGCGTTATTATTGGGATGCTCTTGAAGAACGTTACGGACTTGAGGATTTTTCCAAGGATGCAGATGATTCAGACAGTGTCATTGCAATTATGGAAAAGGTTGGACGCATTCGTGGTTGTATTGTAAGCGGAGGGCGTGTTGACCTTGAAAAGGCATCAAGAGCCTTTTTGCGTGAACTGCGTGCTGGCAAGATGGGACGCTTCTCAATGGAAGCTCCATATTAATCAATATATGATAGGAAGATGAACTGTATACTCAGTCTTCTTCTATGGAACAAGTGCCGAAAGAAGCGGCCGTTACCGGATTACCGGGAGCGGTCGCTTTTTTGTATACAATAGGCGGGAGATCTAATTCACTAAACCATTTACGTGATAATAGGGAGAGGCAAATTAATAGGAAATAGAGGCATGACTTATTTTAAAAAGCTAGACCTATGAGATAACTTCGTCCACAAGCATTTACAAAAGGGCGTTATTTGGAAGATTTTGAGTGAGAACTTGCATTGCTCAGATTGCGTCATATGTATATGAGGACAAAACGAATCATGGTATGATGAATGGTGAAGTAAACGCACAAGGACGGATGCAAAATATCTTCAATTTAAATAAACAAATGCCGATAAAAATATTAAATCTATTTGTTATTTCTATACCATTAATATGTAACAAGTTGTCTACTAAATTAAATGTCGTTGGTGAACATGTATAGTTCAGTAACTGTAATATTTCAATTGAAAATCCAATTTAAATCTGTATGAATCTGATAAATACGTTATTGCAAGCATGGGTAGAGGAGATGAAGGCAAGATGACTCATAACGATAAAGAAGTTGAACTTATTCAGTTAGAAGTCCTGGATAAACCAAAGAAGAAAAAAGAAAAAGTGGCTGCTGAACCACTAGATTTGCTGCGATATGAACGAGAGTATTGGGAGAGTGGATTCGAACATATTGCTGGCATTGATGAAGTCGGTCGGGGATGCTTGTTTGGAGATGTGGTGGCGGCAGCGGTCATTTTACCTCGGGATCTGATTCTAGAAGGTGTGAATGATTCCAAAAAGCTGTCGGAGAAAAAACGCGATATGTTGTTTGAACTCATTATGGAAAAAGCGATATCTGTCGGTGTTGGTTTTGCGGATGCAAAAGAGATTGACCATCTTAATATTAAACAAGCGACTCGTCTGGCAATGAAGCGGGCAGTGGAAGGGCTTGAGGTTCGACCTGACTATCTCTTCGTAGATGCGGAAAAGGTCGATGTGACTATACCTCAGATGTCAATCATTAAAGGAGATGCCAATAGTCAGTCCATTGCTGCAGCATCCATTATCGCGAAGGTGACCCGGGATCGACTGTGCAAGGAAGAATGGGAGACGTTATATCCGGATTATGGTCTGTCGATACATAAAGGCTACGCTACAAAATTTCATCGGGAACAGATCATGGCTTTGGGAGCAACACCTATGCATCGCCGTAGTTTCCTAGGGAATTTGTTAGGGGAGCAACAAACGTTATTTTAATCAACATCAGTTCAACTAACTTTAGTTGAACTGATGTTGTTCAGACGAGAGGAGGGAAAGTCGTGAATATCAGCTCAATGATTCGAGGGCTACTCGGAGACAATAAACCAGGCGAAGCCAAACCTCTTGAATTAAAAGAAGGTCAGGTGGTACGTGGATCTGTTCTTAGTGTGTCAGATGATGGCGGAGATGCCGTTCTGCAAATACAGGGAGTACAGGTGAGGGCTAAGCTTGAGACGCCTCTGCGCCCAGGGGAAACCACGTTGCTTCAGGTACAGCCACAGGGAGAGAATGGCGTCACTGTGATGAAACCGCTGGCTAATACGTTGTCGGAACTGCCTCAAGCATCGTTGAACAACCTGCTTCAAGAAGTAGGTTTGTCTGATACGAAAGGGAATCGTGAATTGTTACTGGCTATGCAGCGCAGTGGATTACCTCTGACCAAGGATAATGTCGCTATGATTCAAAATATGATGACAGCTAAGCCCGCACAGGTTCCGGTGGAGGAATGGGTGCAATCAACGGGAATTGCTTTCCAGCGGGGGCTTCCCATTACGGCGGAGACTGTTAAAGGGTTACATCAGGCAGTGTTTGGTCCACCCTTGCATCAATTGTTAAACGGGCTTGCAGATCAGTTGGAATCCTTTCTCACGCAACAGCCAGGCAAGTCGGCTGCAACCACGGGAGAACAAGCTGGTGCGGCGAAGACAGCGATTAACCAGGGAGTGGCAATGCCCGTGACGGGAAGCCTGCAAGCAGAAGATGCCGCATTGCCTGCTGGTGCAGGGCGTCCTTTGGCAGCAACGAATGGAGCAGGACAGGCACCCGTTGCAATTGGGGGAACCCCTGTTATGACCGATGGCGCAGCAGAAGAGGTGGGAGCCCCATCAAAGGCGACCGGGCAACCGCCAGCAGCAGGCACCGGTAACGCTACGGAGGCTGCTGGCGTGAAAGCGGGAACCAGCCAAGTGGAGACGCCTGGCAAGCAAGGAGCAGGTATTCCGGCGGGAACCGGAATACCTGGGGAGAGCCCGCGTGGTGCTGAAGCGGGCTCTGTGGGTCAGAGCCGCCCAGGTGCAATCGGGGCGGCAGATCTTCAGGCTGCCCGCGCAATCGCGGGACAGCCAGAAGCAGGCGCTGCCGGGCGAACTGCCGGCAGCGCTGAGGGCACGCCTGCGGCTGCGAGTGCAACGCCCGCAGCCGCGCAGGCGGCGCCAGCAGCAGCAAGCGCAGCGGAGCTTGCGCCTAAGCTGCTGGCGCTGCTGGATGCGCTGCGCAGCGCATCCACTGCCGCACCGGCACAGCCGGGTGCGGCAGCCCAGGCCGCCCCTGCATCGCAGGGCGGCCAAGCCGCTGCGGCTGCCGGAGGCGTGCCGCAGCAGGTTGCAGCCGGCGCTGATGCGCCGCCGGCTGGTGGAACTGCCGCAGCTCCTGCAGGTGCTGCGGCAACGCCCGGCACCCACGGGGGAGACCCGTGGGTGGGGCGTGTGTTGAAGCTGCTCGGTGCAGAGCACGAGCAGCAGGCAGTGCACGGCGCAGCTGCGCAAGCGCGCGTGGGCGACGTGGCGAGTCCGGGAACCACGGACACGCTGAAGGGCTTGCTGCTGCAGTTAGCCAGCAGCGACAATGTTCCGGCGGCACTCAAAGATGCCGCCGGGCAGGCTGTGCAATATTTAACGGGTCAGCAATTATTGCTGACAACCGATCGAAGCTCCACCTTTGCCCAGATGCATTGGTTCATTCCAATTACCGGCCCTGATGGGGAGGAGACTGCTTCAGTTCAGATTCAATCTCGCAGAGGCCAGCGCGGCGAACTGGATGCATCCAACTGTCGTTTGTGGTTTGACTTAGATATGAAGAGTCTGGGGCCAACTTTGGTGGATGTGCATGTCGTCAACAATATAGTCAGTCTGCGTGTGCTTAATGATCAGGAAGGTATGGGATCGCTACTCGAAAGTGGGCGTGAAGTCATTCATACGGCTCTTGATAAGCTAGGCTACCAACTGCTTACCTTTAAGACAGAACCTTGGCCGGTAGGCCAGGAACCTGGTGCAGAACGTAAAATTAATGCGTCGGATTATAGCCCTGAACGGTACAAAGGGGTGGACTTTAAAATATGAAAGATGAGCCGCAGCCGGATCTGCTTTCCAAAAAGGCTGTTGCCTTAAAATATGTACCAGGGGAAACAGAAGCGCCTGTTGTCGTGGCCAAAGGTCGTGGCAAAGTGGCAGAAGCCATTCTGGATAAAGCCAAGGAAAATGGTGTGCCTGTTCAAGAAGATGCGGCTCTGGTAGAGGTGCTCTCTAAGCTGGACCTAGATGAACAGATACCGGCGGAATTATATCAGTTAGTAGCAGAGGTATTAACCTACATTTATAAAGCTGATCGAATGGCTTCTGGACGGGAGGAACAAAACGATTGGTAGATCATATACCAGAACATCCATCCACTCCTAAGCTTACACGTCAGCAAAAAGGAAAATTAGGCGAGCAAGCAGCTTGTCGGTGGCTACAAGAGCATGATTACGAGATCGTAGCCCAGAACTGGCGTTGTCGTAGTGGGGAGATCGATATTGTTGCTACGTTTGAAGAACTCGTCATTTTTGTTGAAGTCCGAAGTAGAAGCGGCGTAGGGAGATACGGTACACCACAGGAATCGGTTGATTTCCGTAAGGTGCAGCAGGTTCGTTCAACGGCCGCAGTGTATATGCAAAGGTCTGGAGAGCTCAATCGGCAAATCCGCTTCGATGTTATTGCAGTGATGCAAGATGCGACTGGAGAAGCAATTTCCCTAGAGCATATTGTAAATGCGTTTTAGAGCCGCTTTAATCTCACTTAAAGGCATTGCTCACCTGCTTTTCGCTCCTGCTGTGTCACGTTCTCTTGAAGCACTCAGTAAGATGCTTGCGAAAAACTTCTGATCCGATACGTAAATTCGGCAAAATCTATTCCTTTCGGAGTTCTAAGATACAACTAAATAAATGAGGTTAAAAACGGACTTTATTGCCACGAACATCGTCGTGGTAGTGAAGTCTTTTTTTTGTTGATAGACTATACCCCATCTTTCTATTGTTGCCAATTAAAGGGGTCGAATTTTAGATCCGTAATACTTCTATCTGCCTCGGTCTAATTCCAACATCTATCCTGATTGAGGTATTGTTAGAGTTTTGGTTATTTGCAGTAATTCCATATTGTAATTGAATGATACAAATTGTATCATATATCGTGGGAAATGACAGAAAAGAAGATTGAAGATAGGAGGAGAGGAAGATGGAAAAAGAAGCGAATAGAATGGATACCAAAGTTAAGCGTTGTTGGCAAACGCCCAAAATGGATGTGTTGGAGGTGCAACATACCCTGAGTGGTGGTGGTGGAATCTGGCATTATGTATGGGACGGAGAGTTTTGGAAACTTGAATTACTTACAAGCTAACACTGACTGGCTGTTGTATGACAAGACCTATAAATAGACTAATGAGGTGAAACCCATGTTTATGAGTAAGTGTTCTAAATGGATCTCTCGATCATTCATGCTGGGCTTCTTTATGATCTTACTTAGTGTTGTGTACGCTGGAACGTCTTACGCATTGGAGCAAGAAGGGGTCTCCTCCACCGCACAAGAAAACGATGCCCAACCACCAGCCATTATTTATGGGAAAATAACGGATCGAGAAGGCTACAGCGTCCCTTATGCCAAAGTGGATTATGAGCTTTATTATCGGGGCGATACGACCAAACATAGTCTGGTCGCTGATGAAAACGGAAACTATCGTTTTGAAGCAGTCGTTGA
This genomic interval carries:
- the rplS gene encoding 50S ribosomal protein L19; protein product: MNIVQAITQEQLRKDIPSFRPGDTLKVHVKVIEGTRERIQLFEGVVIKRRGGGISETFTVRKISYGVGVERAFPLHSPKIDRIEVARRGKVRRAKLYYLRELRGKAARIKEIR
- the lepB gene encoding signal peptidase I; its protein translation is MEHEVQPNQGNAVDEKDSRSKKAKNEIVEWLKAIVIALVLVILIRWLLFKPFVVDGPSMQPNFETGERVIVNEILYDIREPKRGEVIVFHVPSEGRDFIKRVIAVEGDTVEVNDDTVTVNGQKVNETYIQGAIDAAEANGGTYNVKDFPNDQFPDGKVPPGHVFVMGDNRPNSTDSRMIGYVSLEDIIGRADVIFWPIGKIKWINH
- the ylqF gene encoding ribosome biogenesis GTPase YlqF, with amino-acid sequence MTIQWFPGHMTRARRQIQDKLKLIDVVIELLDARLPVSSRNPMIDEILQGKPRMILLNKSDLADAKVTQEWIDYFKKEGITAFPVDASTGTNVKDIPVQAKLLLKEKIDRQLAKGVNPRAVRGLIVGIPNVGKSTLINRLAGRSIALTGDRPGVTKGQQWIKVGKEMELLDTPGILWPKFEDQNVGYRLAVTGAIKEEILNAEDIAYFAISYLMRYYWDALEERYGLEDFSKDADDSDSVIAIMEKVGRIRGCIVSGGRVDLEKASRAFLRELRAGKMGRFSMEAPY
- a CDS encoding ribonuclease HII, with translation MTHNDKEVELIQLEVLDKPKKKKEKVAAEPLDLLRYEREYWESGFEHIAGIDEVGRGCLFGDVVAAAVILPRDLILEGVNDSKKLSEKKRDMLFELIMEKAISVGVGFADAKEIDHLNIKQATRLAMKRAVEGLEVRPDYLFVDAEKVDVTIPQMSIIKGDANSQSIAAASIIAKVTRDRLCKEEWETLYPDYGLSIHKGYATKFHREQIMALGATPMHRRSFLGNLLGEQQTLF
- a CDS encoding DNA ligase, which gives rise to MNISSMIRGLLGDNKPGEAKPLELKEGQVVRGSVLSVSDDGGDAVLQIQGVQVRAKLETPLRPGETTLLQVQPQGENGVTVMKPLANTLSELPQASLNNLLQEVGLSDTKGNRELLLAMQRSGLPLTKDNVAMIQNMMTAKPAQVPVEEWVQSTGIAFQRGLPITAETVKGLHQAVFGPPLHQLLNGLADQLESFLTQQPGKSAATTGEQAGAAKTAINQGVAMPVTGSLQAEDAALPAGAGRPLAATNGAGQAPVAIGGTPVMTDGAAEEVGAPSKATGQPPAAGTGNATEAAGVKAGTSQVETPGKQGAGIPAGTGIPGESPRGAEAGSVGQSRPGAIGAADLQAARAIAGQPEAGAAGRTAGSAEGTPAAASATPAAAQAAPAAASAAELAPKLLALLDALRSASTAAPAQPGAAAQAAPASQGGQAAAAAGGVPQQVAAGADAPPAGGTAAAPAGAAATPGTHGGDPWVGRVLKLLGAEHEQQAVHGAAAQARVGDVASPGTTDTLKGLLLQLASSDNVPAALKDAAGQAVQYLTGQQLLLTTDRSSTFAQMHWFIPITGPDGEETASVQIQSRRGQRGELDASNCRLWFDLDMKSLGPTLVDVHVVNNIVSLRVLNDQEGMGSLLESGREVIHTALDKLGYQLLTFKTEPWPVGQEPGAERKINASDYSPERYKGVDFKI
- a CDS encoding EscU/YscU/HrcU family type III secretion system export apparatus switch protein, yielding MKDEPQPDLLSKKAVALKYVPGETEAPVVVAKGRGKVAEAILDKAKENGVPVQEDAALVEVLSKLDLDEQIPAELYQLVAEVLTYIYKADRMASGREEQNDW
- a CDS encoding YraN family protein — encoded protein: MVDHIPEHPSTPKLTRQQKGKLGEQAACRWLQEHDYEIVAQNWRCRSGEIDIVATFEELVIFVEVRSRSGVGRYGTPQESVDFRKVQQVRSTAAVYMQRSGELNRQIRFDVIAVMQDATGEAISLEHIVNAF